A portion of the Corynebacterium occultum genome contains these proteins:
- a CDS encoding SDR family oxidoreductase, translated as MSITPHAFVTGASGGVGREIVARLLARGWRVTAQYRSSPGTAAATWWQADFTRPLPPLEMPERLDALIHCAGVAPVGPTQHFGREVWEETMAVNLHAPVDLSNRLLPALKAARGHVIYINSGAGQHTRPEWTLYSASKFAARAWCDGLRGENPEIRVTSVYPGRIATEMQRRIVGELGQAWEPESFLSPGTVAETILNALETPGDAHPTEITLRPR; from the coding sequence ATGTCCATCACCCCACACGCCTTCGTCACCGGAGCCAGCGGAGGTGTCGGCCGGGAGATTGTGGCCCGGCTGCTGGCCCGCGGCTGGCGGGTGACCGCCCAGTACCGCAGCAGCCCAGGCACCGCGGCCGCCACCTGGTGGCAGGCGGACTTCACCCGCCCCCTGCCACCCCTGGAGATGCCGGAGCGTCTCGACGCCCTGATCCACTGCGCAGGGGTCGCCCCCGTCGGCCCCACCCAGCACTTCGGGCGGGAGGTGTGGGAGGAAACCATGGCTGTCAACCTGCACGCCCCGGTGGACCTCAGCAACCGGCTGCTGCCGGCACTCAAAGCCGCCCGCGGACATGTCATCTACATCAACTCCGGGGCCGGGCAGCACACCCGCCCGGAGTGGACCCTCTACTCGGCCAGCAAATTCGCCGCCCGGGCCTGGTGCGATGGATTGCGTGGGGAAAACCCCGAGATCCGGGTCACCTCGGTGTACCCCGGTCGGATCGCCACCGAAATGCAGCGTCGTATCGTCGGCGAACTGGGGCAGGCCTGGGAGCCGGAGAGTTTCCTCAGTCCCGGCACCGTGGCGGAGACGATCCTCAACGCCCTGGAAACCCCCGGTGATGCCCATCCCACCGAGATCACTCTGCGTCCCCGTTAA
- the trhO gene encoding oxygen-dependent tRNA uridine(34) hydroxylase TrhO: MAISKILLYYKFTPIADPKAVMLWQRDLCEGLGLRGRILISEHGINGTVGGDIDACKKYLRKTKDYPGFHDMEFKWSEGGAEDFPKLSVKVRDEIVAFGVPGELKVDDQGVVGGGVHLKPEEVNELVEKHGDEVVFFDGRNAMEAEIGRFRDAVVPDVETTHDFIAEIESGKYDDLKDKPVVTYCTGGIRCEVLSSLMINRGFKEVYQIDGGIVRYGEKYGNKGLWEGSLYVFDKRMHMEFGEDYKRVGHCIHCGDPSNKFEHCVNEDTCRELVLMCPDCHGSVASRHCGREDCRQVAAELAAAEAR, translated from the coding sequence GTGGCCATCAGCAAGATTCTCCTCTATTACAAGTTCACTCCCATCGCAGACCCGAAAGCCGTGATGCTCTGGCAACGTGACCTCTGCGAGGGTCTCGGCCTCCGAGGCCGGATCCTCATCTCGGAACACGGCATCAACGGCACTGTCGGCGGTGATATCGACGCCTGCAAGAAGTACCTCCGCAAGACAAAGGACTACCCGGGTTTCCATGACATGGAGTTCAAGTGGTCCGAGGGTGGGGCAGAAGACTTCCCCAAGCTCAGCGTGAAGGTCCGCGATGAGATCGTCGCCTTCGGTGTCCCCGGGGAACTGAAGGTGGATGATCAGGGAGTCGTCGGCGGCGGCGTGCACCTCAAACCTGAAGAGGTCAATGAGCTGGTGGAGAAGCATGGCGATGAGGTTGTGTTCTTCGACGGCCGCAACGCCATGGAAGCCGAGATCGGCCGGTTCCGGGATGCCGTGGTCCCTGATGTGGAGACCACCCATGACTTCATCGCCGAGATCGAGTCCGGAAAATATGATGACCTCAAGGACAAACCGGTGGTCACCTACTGCACCGGTGGCATCCGCTGTGAGGTCCTGAGTTCCCTGATGATCAACCGGGGGTTCAAGGAGGTCTACCAGATCGACGGTGGCATCGTCCGCTACGGCGAGAAATACGGCAACAAGGGCCTGTGGGAAGGCTCCCTCTATGTCTTCGACAAGCGCATGCACATGGAGTTCGGTGAGGATTATAAGCGCGTGGGGCACTGCATCCACTGCGGTGACCCGAGCAATAAATTCGAGCATTGCGTCAATGAGGACACCTGCCGTGAGCTGGTGCTGATGTGCCCGGACTGTCATGGCAGCGTGGCCTCCCGGCACTGCGGTCGGGAAGACTGCCGACAGGTGGCGGCTGAGCTGGCCGCCGCCGAAGCCCGCTAG
- a CDS encoding DUF1846 domain-containing protein: MPHRTGFDRERYIEMQSRQIQERRKSIGGKLYLEMGGKLFDDMHASRVLPGFTPDNKIAMLEQLKDELEILVCINAKDLERQKVRADLGIPYEEDALRLIDIFRERGFLVENVVLTQFEDDNTMARVFMERLERLGLKVARHHVIPGYPSDTRRIVSEEGFGRNDYSETSRDLIVVTAPGPGSGKLATCLSQVYHDFKKGVRAGYAKFETFPIWNLPLEHPVNLAYEAATVDLDDINVIDPFHLAAYGEQVTSYNRDVEVFPLLKTLLEKLNGSSPYKSPTDMGVNMVGYCISDDQACRDAANQEIIRRYYKALVEERRDELDDTLSQRVAMVMSKAGTSIEERRVVAPALQVEAESGVPASALELADGTIITGKTSELLGCSAAMLLNALKHLAGIDRDIDLLSPSSIEPIQTLKTEHLGSRNPRLHTDEVLIALSVSGASSQDARSALRELKNLQSCDAHTTTILGSVDEGIFRNLGILVTSEPKYQRKALYRKR; encoded by the coding sequence ATGCCGCACCGCACCGGATTTGATCGTGAACGTTATATCGAAATGCAATCGCGGCAGATCCAGGAGCGACGCAAATCCATCGGCGGCAAACTGTACCTGGAGATGGGCGGCAAACTCTTCGACGATATGCACGCCTCCCGGGTTCTGCCCGGTTTCACCCCGGACAATAAGATCGCGATGCTGGAGCAGCTCAAGGACGAGCTGGAGATCCTGGTGTGCATCAACGCCAAGGACCTGGAACGCCAGAAGGTCCGCGCCGACCTCGGCATCCCCTATGAAGAGGATGCGCTCCGCCTGATCGACATCTTCCGGGAACGGGGCTTTTTGGTGGAGAACGTCGTCCTCACCCAGTTCGAGGATGACAACACCATGGCCCGGGTCTTCATGGAACGCCTGGAACGTCTCGGCCTGAAGGTCGCCCGCCACCACGTGATCCCCGGCTACCCGAGCGATACCCGCCGGATTGTCTCCGAAGAGGGTTTCGGCCGTAATGACTACAGCGAAACCAGCCGGGACCTGATCGTGGTCACCGCGCCGGGGCCTGGGTCCGGCAAGCTCGCCACCTGTCTGTCACAGGTGTACCACGATTTCAAGAAGGGTGTTAGAGCTGGTTACGCCAAGTTCGAGACCTTCCCGATCTGGAATCTGCCCCTGGAACACCCCGTGAACCTGGCCTATGAGGCCGCCACCGTGGACCTTGATGACATCAATGTCATCGACCCCTTCCACCTGGCGGCCTATGGCGAACAGGTCACCAGCTACAACCGGGATGTGGAGGTCTTCCCCCTGCTGAAGACCCTGCTGGAGAAGCTCAACGGCAGTTCTCCCTATAAATCGCCCACCGACATGGGGGTGAACATGGTCGGTTACTGCATCTCCGATGACCAGGCCTGCCGGGACGCCGCCAACCAGGAGATCATCCGCCGCTACTACAAGGCACTGGTGGAGGAGCGGCGCGATGAACTTGATGACACCCTCTCCCAGCGGGTGGCCATGGTGATGAGCAAGGCCGGCACCTCCATCGAGGAGCGCCGCGTGGTGGCCCCCGCCCTGCAGGTGGAGGCGGAGAGTGGTGTCCCGGCCTCAGCCCTGGAGCTGGCTGATGGGACCATCATCACCGGCAAAACCTCGGAGCTGCTGGGCTGCTCCGCCGCGATGCTCCTCAACGCCCTGAAGCACCTGGCCGGCATCGACCGGGACATCGACCTGCTCTCCCCCTCCTCCATCGAGCCGATCCAGACCCTCAAGACCGAGCACCTGGGCTCCCGCAACCCCCGCCTGCACACCGATGAGGTGCTCATCGCCCTCTCGGTCTCCGGGGCCTCCAGCCAGGACGCCCGCTCCGCGCTGCGGGAGCTGAAGAACCTGCAGTCCTGCGATGCCCACACCACCACCATCCTGGGTTCGGTGGATGAGGGCATCTTCCGAAATCTGGGCATCCTGGTCACCTCGGAGCCGAAGTACCAGCGCAAGGCCCTCTACCGGAAGCGCTGA
- a CDS encoding nuclear transport factor 2 family protein, which produces MTEELISKLAKRIDVLEAEADIRRIQARYMYLCDTPCPVYPPVSDQERIELILDLYTEDAVWEGVGEYYTGQFGRAEGKDDIRAHFNRFWPEDQEPKLLLNAHYLTSEQIFVDGDEATGLWIHMQPWLFSDGKSLLRSSRLNNAFRRENGEWKITRTRTENVFIAPLPNNFAESFPGTSVLLK; this is translated from the coding sequence ATGACTGAAGAACTGATCTCCAAGTTGGCAAAGCGGATTGACGTCCTGGAGGCGGAGGCTGATATCCGCCGCATCCAGGCCCGCTACATGTACCTCTGCGACACTCCCTGCCCGGTTTACCCACCGGTGAGCGACCAGGAACGTATCGAGTTGATCCTGGACCTGTACACCGAGGACGCGGTCTGGGAGGGTGTCGGCGAATACTACACCGGCCAGTTCGGCCGCGCGGAGGGTAAGGATGACATCCGGGCTCACTTCAACCGTTTCTGGCCTGAAGATCAGGAGCCGAAGCTGCTGCTTAACGCCCACTACCTCACTTCGGAGCAGATCTTCGTGGATGGGGATGAGGCCACCGGTCTGTGGATCCACATGCAGCCCTGGCTCTTCTCCGACGGAAAGTCACTGCTGCGCTCCAGCCGTCTGAACAATGCTTTCCGCCGTGAAAACGGGGAGTGGAAAATCACCCGCACCCGTACCGAAAATGTGTTCATCGCCCCGCTGCCGAATAATTTCGCCGAGAGCTTCCCCGGTACCTCGGTACTGCTGAAGTAG
- a CDS encoding flavin reductase family protein, giving the protein MSVSIPDTFDPKIFREVMGHYPTGVAVVTGRSPEGEILALVVGTFASVSLDPPLVSFMPMKTSRTFQKLRTCSSLCINIFGGEQQAEMLAIAQRWENKLDGIEWYPSPSGDPVLRNSIAWVDTTIADVVEAGDHWIVLCAVSDLQVTNSVPPLLFFQGGYGSFAGLESGSRMSHEILPAIHAAHNASDQLRDLAHSIGCEVSVFAAVSDDEMATVFSELSADATREGGLASRFPLVPPIGDSYFFDKSPELQQRWMNKLKNPSEELQERHRRRLEFMREQGYLLAFLPEEGSAAYEQMIRATQEYKKISLTPIEERSIRETIGSTPVNYEPREVVDNETYDIGSIVFPVKDPSGQYTMTLRLAQLPGGVPGAKIREWVSRSKAVIQDIERAERNH; this is encoded by the coding sequence ATGAGCGTCAGCATTCCCGACACCTTTGACCCAAAGATATTCCGCGAAGTCATGGGCCATTATCCCACCGGTGTGGCTGTGGTCACCGGCCGCAGCCCGGAGGGTGAGATCCTGGCACTTGTGGTCGGTACCTTCGCTTCCGTCTCCCTGGATCCACCGCTGGTCTCCTTCATGCCGATGAAGACCTCCCGCACTTTCCAGAAGCTGCGCACCTGCAGTTCCCTGTGCATCAATATTTTCGGTGGGGAGCAGCAGGCCGAAATGCTGGCCATCGCCCAGCGTTGGGAGAACAAGCTCGACGGCATTGAGTGGTACCCCTCCCCCTCCGGGGACCCGGTGCTGCGCAACTCCATCGCCTGGGTTGACACCACCATCGCTGATGTTGTCGAGGCCGGCGACCACTGGATCGTGCTCTGTGCGGTCTCCGACCTGCAGGTGACCAATTCGGTGCCCCCACTGCTCTTCTTCCAGGGTGGCTACGGTAGCTTCGCAGGCCTGGAGTCTGGATCACGCATGAGCCATGAGATCCTCCCGGCGATCCACGCCGCCCACAATGCCAGCGACCAGCTGCGCGACCTGGCCCATTCAATTGGATGTGAAGTCTCGGTCTTTGCCGCAGTCAGTGATGATGAGATGGCGACGGTGTTCTCGGAACTTTCCGCGGACGCCACCCGCGAAGGCGGTCTGGCGAGCCGTTTTCCCCTGGTCCCGCCAATCGGGGACAGTTACTTCTTCGACAAGTCCCCGGAGTTACAGCAGCGGTGGATGAATAAGCTGAAGAACCCCTCCGAGGAGCTGCAGGAACGACACCGCCGCCGTCTGGAATTCATGCGGGAGCAGGGCTACCTCCTGGCTTTCCTACCGGAGGAGGGCTCTGCCGCCTATGAGCAGATGATTCGCGCCACCCAGGAATACAAGAAGATCAGCCTCACCCCGATTGAGGAACGCAGCATCAGGGAAACCATCGGTTCCACCCCCGTCAATTATGAACCGAGAGAAGTTGTAGACAACGAAACCTATGACATCGGATCCATCGTCTTCCCGGTGAAGGATCCCTCCGGCCAGTACACCATGACCCTGCGCCTGGCCCAGCTCCCCGGTGGGGTTCCCGGCGCGAAGATCCGGGAGTGGGTGTCCCGCTCGAAGGCGGTCATCCAGGACATCGAACGTGCCGAGCGCAACCACTAG
- a CDS encoding MFS transporter yields the protein MTVTNSPVRGLQPEEAARINRNRHRPTTRAWVIVGLLVVFQIIAFADKAVLGLVAPHAMSELGLSATEFGFIGSAFFFLYSIVSVLTGILASKISVRWIILAMGVVWAVMQFPMLLGGGAAILLATRIILGGAEGPATAMSLTSAHTWFHPSRRALPSNLVAIGSTLGPVIAAPFIAWVIGAWGWRWAFGALGILGLIWVVTWVLFGGDGPYKAGGSKSATSTENAESLATGDKNVVPAVVETDLVDAQKPVNIWRALFSLAFIAALFGAASNFWVQGFLTTWLPQYLGTVVGLSLPQVGLVTTFPWILGALVLLGLGALGHRMMQRGKSAHLAIAVPFGLSTAVAGVAFLLTPIVPSSLTVVLLSIAGGCSLVFPMAASAIGYAVGPKQRPIMMATLGGFGAIGAIISPILVGWMMTTAGYVAPAKGVAPSAEMVSSMAGGVHSAFLITGIFLLVAGLASALLLRPEKLGRKLQAKHLNPEPRPAAVTTS from the coding sequence CCGGAACCGACATCGGCCCACCACCCGTGCCTGGGTCATTGTCGGCCTGCTGGTCGTTTTCCAGATCATCGCTTTCGCGGATAAGGCCGTGTTGGGGCTCGTAGCCCCACACGCCATGTCGGAGCTCGGGTTGAGTGCCACGGAATTCGGTTTCATCGGCAGTGCCTTCTTCTTCCTTTATTCCATCGTGTCCGTACTGACGGGCATCCTGGCCTCGAAGATCTCAGTCCGCTGGATCATCCTGGCCATGGGTGTGGTCTGGGCGGTCATGCAGTTCCCCATGCTGCTCGGCGGTGGTGCTGCCATCCTGCTGGCCACCCGCATCATCCTCGGTGGTGCTGAGGGCCCAGCCACGGCGATGTCACTGACTTCTGCCCACACCTGGTTCCACCCCTCGCGTCGGGCCCTGCCCTCCAACCTGGTGGCCATCGGTTCCACCCTGGGCCCCGTCATAGCGGCCCCTTTCATCGCCTGGGTGATTGGCGCCTGGGGTTGGCGTTGGGCCTTCGGCGCTCTGGGTATCCTCGGCTTGATCTGGGTGGTCACCTGGGTGCTTTTCGGTGGTGACGGTCCTTACAAGGCGGGTGGCTCCAAGTCCGCCACCTCCACGGAGAACGCTGAGTCGCTCGCGACTGGCGATAAGAACGTGGTTCCGGCTGTCGTGGAGACCGACCTAGTCGATGCCCAGAAGCCGGTTAATATCTGGCGAGCCCTGTTTAGCCTCGCTTTCATTGCGGCTCTCTTCGGTGCCGCCTCAAACTTCTGGGTTCAGGGTTTCCTGACCACCTGGCTGCCGCAGTACCTGGGTACCGTGGTCGGGCTCTCCCTGCCGCAGGTGGGGCTTGTCACCACCTTCCCCTGGATCCTTGGCGCTCTGGTACTGCTCGGTCTCGGTGCCCTCGGCCACCGCATGATGCAGCGGGGCAAGAGTGCCCACCTCGCGATTGCGGTTCCCTTCGGGTTGTCCACCGCCGTGGCTGGTGTGGCTTTCCTGCTGACCCCCATCGTGCCCAGTTCCCTGACCGTGGTGCTGTTGTCCATCGCCGGTGGTTGCAGTCTGGTCTTCCCGATGGCCGCCTCTGCGATCGGTTATGCAGTCGGCCCGAAACAGCGTCCGATCATGATGGCCACCCTGGGTGGCTTCGGTGCCATCGGTGCCATCATTTCCCCCATCCTGGTCGGTTGGATGATGACGACTGCCGGTTATGTGGCACCCGCCAAGGGTGTTGCCCCCAGTGCTGAGATGGTCTCGTCCATGGCCGGTGGAGTGCACTCCGCTTTCCTGATCACCGGCATCTTCCTACTGGTTGCCGGACTGGCTTCGGCCCTGCTGCTCCGCCCGGAGAAGCTGGGCCGCAAGCTCCAGGCCAAGCATCTGAACCCGGAACCCCGCCCCGCAGCAGTCACCACCAGTTAA